A single Lactuca sativa cultivar Salinas chromosome 8, Lsat_Salinas_v11, whole genome shotgun sequence DNA region contains:
- the LOC111918179 gene encoding uncharacterized protein LOC111918179, whose protein sequence is MAECEVAKEVINKRFRKDDAPGEMKPWEQHSAVISIPRYDYKAPASFLDRSFSGFLITCPIKREKSATKEAMSILNKYLGSINTCGSEQEEDPQNVVTKRRKVVNETEEECTNDIENKILDENTDANTERSDPLSLIKLTRSGLLLLTFSHDNCPDVVAILSNIMQSLESSSLKAPLWCNRILPIQMTCVLHEKELCILVSKLVADFMNNEGKDLNRPIKFAVGYNSRGIEETELKGGSGMLDRSKCFEVVAGAVKSIVSDSVVDLKCPELTVLVELLPISGLPKGSPVGAVSVLPRKLIMAKPRLCIKALVHDVKSKD, encoded by the exons ATGGCCGAATGTGAAGTAGCAAAAGAAGTGATCAATAAGAGATTTCGAAAAGATGACGCACCTGGAGAAATGAAGCCATGGGAGCAGCATTCGGCTGTAATTAGCATCCCTCGCTACGATTACAAAGCCCCAGCTTCCTTCCTCGATCGCTCCTTCTCTGGTTTCCTCATTACATGCCCTATCA aaaGGGAGAAAAGTGCCACAAAAGAAGCCATGTCCATCCTCAACAAG TATCTTGGATCAATAAATACTTGTGGTTCTGAACAAGAGGAAGACCCTCAAAATGTTGTTACAAAAAGAAGAAAAGTAGTTAATGAAACAGAAGAGGAATGCACCAATGATATAGAAAACAAGATTCTTGATGAAAACACTG ATGCAAATACAGAAAGATCTGATCCTCTTTCACTTATTAAGCTGACAAGAAGTGGTTTGCTTTTGCTTACATTTTCACATGACAATTGTCCTGATGTTGTGGCCATTTTGTCAAACATCATGCAATCTTTGGAATCTTCAAGTCTAAAAGCACCACT TTGGTGCAATAGGATCTTACCAATCCAAATGACTTGTGTTTTGCATGAGAAAGAGCTTTGCATTCTTGTATCCAAGCTTGTTGCTGATTTCATGAATAATGAAGGAAAGGATCTTAATCGACCTATAAAG TTTGCAGTAGGATACAACAGTAGAGGAATTGAGGAGACAGAATTGAAAGGTGGGAGTGGAATGCTGGATAGAAGCAAATGCTTTGAGGTTGTAGCTGGTGCTGTTAAAAGTATTGTCTCAGATTCGGTTGTTGATTTGAAATGTCCAGAG CTGACTGTTCTTGTTGAGCTTCTGCCAATTTCTGGGCTACCAAAAGGGTCACCTGTCGGTGCTGTATCCGTTCTTCCACGAAAGCTGATTATGGCTAAGCCTCGTCTTTGCATTAAAGCTTTGGTTCATGATGTGAAGTCGAAGGATTAA